Below is a window of Planktothrix tepida PCC 9214 DNA.
GTAGTTGGCGTTTCTCACACCAACTTAAATTTTTGACATCAAAAATGGGTTGAGCTTCTGGTAATGAAAGAGGTGAAGCATCCTTAACTTCTTGTGCCTCAACGTCAATAAAGTTTTTAGAATCCTTATTGTCATCAACATCAGTTGACTCTTCTTCCTCTGTAGGAAGGGGGGTTGGTTCTTCTTTTAAGAGTTTTAATTCTTCCCAGAAAAACTCTCGTACTTTGTCCCCCATGTCAATAGTAAAAGTGCGGCGTTGCGGGTAGCGTACCATCACAGTTCCTATTCGTCCTGCAAAACTTTGGGTATCCGATGAGTAAGGGGAAACAATAACTTTTTGACCCAAATTTAACACTAAAGCTTGTGTGTCGGAGATACCTTCGTGTTGCTTCTGGACAGGGCAAAGGGTTAATTGTTTAGTGGCTTTTTCCCCTAAGTTTTTGCCGTCTAGGGATTCGATTCTACAAACGATTCCATCTGTAGACTTGCTGCGTACCCGCCCAAAGGTGTACCCCTTTACACTCAATTGCCATTCGACAATATCACCCTTTTTGATGGTGATAACAGTTTTTTTAGCTTCTGCTATTTTGGCTTTAACCTCCTTAACCTTCATCTCTTGATGTTGATTTGTTTCGGCTAAAGCTGTCATTTCCTCAACAATTTCGGGAGGAGTGGAACGCCGGGAAAGTTCAAATAGAATCGTTGGGTTGTATTTAGCTAAGGATGGACGTTCATTAATGATAGAAGCCAACCGCATTAAACCTTCAATGGTGTCTTGGGAACAGTTAAGAGGAAGTTCATATTTGCAGAAGTACATGAACTTATTTTTAAAGCTTTTCTTGGCTTGAATTAAAGCGTCTCCTGCTTCCTTGATTGCCTCAACGCTTCTACGGGAACTACTGAAGAAAGCTTCTCCTAAGTTCTTGCTCAGTTCTCGCTGTTTTGGGGTGAGCAGAGCATAATAATCGTCTTTTGTTTGAGGTTCAATAATAAGTGCGGTAGTCATGAATTTGCTCCCACAAAATGTGCGTTTTCTGAATATTTCAAAACCTCTTCATCTGGGAATTTCCATAAGCCTTGTTTACCTAAGACTTGAGGAATAAATAATGGCTGAACTTCCTCAAGTTTCCAGGCGTAAGATTGTTCCCACCACCCCGTCATTCGTTCTAAGTTGTTAGGGGTAAAGGATGTTGTCGGAATACAGTCAACGAGTTCGCATTTGCAGACGATCGCAGCTATTGGGTATTCGGTGATGGGTAGAAGTAAGTTACCAATCGGGCGAAATTTTTCAGAAAGCTGTTTGATCAGGATTTTTCCCTGACGTTTAACGGGAGTTACCCCGGCGTGAATTAATAACGGCCCCCGATAATGGGTGTACCAATTGCGGGTTTCAAATTCCTTGATTCCGAGGGCAACGAAAGTTGCGAAAGGCTGCTGTAAAGTTAGGGCGTACATTTTGTTACCTGGTTAGTTTTTTGATGATCCACCCCCCTCCACTGATTCACCAAGGGTGAAAAGAGGGCATCGAGGAGAATTTGCTAGAATCCCTTCTGTGCAAGGTTTTGGGAGAAATGAGCAAATTCGTCAAAAATGAAAATGTGTAAAATCCAAATTTTTTCATTTTTAGGTGGATCAGTGGATCATGATGGCTAGAGTGTCGTCTGCGTAAGGGAAAAGTTATGATCCACCCCCCCTGGGGACTACCCCTTAACGAGAGGGGGGTGGATCATTTTGTGGGGATTTTTATCCGTCCTCTCCCGTTGGCTGTCTAACTGGATAAACGGCCAAGTAACCTTTTTCGTAAAAGTTGATCTTTTGCTGTTCACGCAGGAAGAACAGGGCATACCAGAATTCAAGGGTTGTCAATCCTAGTTCGTGTTGAAGTTCTGACGGGTAAATATGGAACATTTTCAGCCGTTCCTTTCTGTCGCCTTCCTTAGAAAGCCAAACTTCTAATTTCTTAACTGCGGTTTCAAAGTTTTTAGGCATTGTTTCGTCTGTTGCCTCTGCAAGCAAGGCGTTTACATCTGCTTTGTCTAAAGTGATCGCTAATTTCTCAAGTTCATTTAGATTGGTCATGTTCGTCTCCCGTCGCCTGGTTTAACTTGTTCATCAGCCGGGGGAGTGTGGTCAGCAATTGCACGGCCACTCCCCCGATTGGGTAAGTAACTAATAAATAGAAGCAGTATTAGCAGGAACCATAGGGTTAAGCCCCAAGCTCCAATCAAGATGGGCAAATAGTATTGATGTTGCATGGCACAAAACGAGGGTATGACCCCCGATGGGTGTTGGGTGTTAGTAGGAAGAAGATAGTGGCGGGTATGGTGTGGGTATCTTTTTGAAGGAAGCGGGGGGAAATATTCACCCCCGTTTTTTTTGGCAATTTGGAAAACTTTCAGTTGACAAACAAATCCGCATTTTCTCTACATCGCTAAACCTCCTGTTACAACCCCTCGTAAAAAGGGGAAAATCTTGATTACACCAACTCAGCAAATCCTTAACGCGGCATGGCTGAGGGGGGTAATTGTCGTCTACGGAGTCTAGTAAACCTTACTCGTTATTTTTACTCGTAAGGTTTACTAGATTTATGCTACTATGGTTTCAAGAAAAAAACAAGCAATTCAACGGGAGGGTACTAAAACGAACTTAAGACAGTTGCGGGAAGCCCTGGAGATGACTCAAGTGGAGTTTGCTGTAGCGATTGGCATTTCTCCTAGCACTGTAGGCAAGTGCGAACAAGGAATAACTGAGCTTTCTTTAGAGGCGGGTTCCATCAAACGACTGCATCTATTAATGCTCAATAAATTGGGGTACGGCGTTGAACGGTTGCCTGAATCCCTTAAAGCTGTATCTCAAGAGGAAATTTTCGTTTAATGGCTAATCAATGAGGGGAATTGAATTATTTAGTTTAATTCCCCTTTATCAACAATCAAATCGGAGTTAAAGTTAAAGAATGAAAGCTAAAATCATTTCAATTAGTTACACTTTTCAAAAGAATGATAAACAGTTTTCTATTTCCTATCAAGCTGAATTAGAGGACTGGGAGAACGAGAAAGAAAGCATTGATTTCTTAAAACAGAAATGTTTACAGGCTGCCGAAGAAGCGGGATTTAATACTAAAACCGATAGCGGGGAAGAACTGGAGGGATTGATAAACCGCAATCAGGAATTAGCAGAAAAAATTGAATCTGCCCAAGATACTTTCAGAAAAATAGCTAATGAGCTTAACGTTTACGAAGAAGACATAGCAAGTGTGACAGCAATTCATAAAGCTATCAACAATTTTAATTTGTACGAGGTTGGGATAGCTGCAAATGATTTTAAAAATTCTTATGAACATTTGGCTGATCATCGTCAAAACCTGCAAGAGCAAATTAATGATTTCATTAATGCAAT
It encodes the following:
- a CDS encoding helix-turn-helix domain-containing protein, producing MVSRKKQAIQREGTKTNLRQLREALEMTQVEFAVAIGISPSTVGKCEQGITELSLEAGSIKRLHLLMLNKLGYGVERLPESLKAVSQEEIFV
- a CDS encoding ASCH domain-containing protein — translated: MYALTLQQPFATFVALGIKEFETRNWYTHYRGPLLIHAGVTPVKRQGKILIKQLSEKFRPIGNLLLPITEYPIAAIVCKCELVDCIPTTSFTPNNLERMTGWWEQSYAWKLEEVQPLFIPQVLGKQGLWKFPDEEVLKYSENAHFVGANS